From the genome of Fusobacterium varium, one region includes:
- the porA_2 gene encoding Pyruvate synthase subunit porA, which produces MSIRERMSGNEAVAIAMRQINPDVVPAFPITPSTEIPQYFSQYVADGSVDSEFIPVESEHSAMSAAMGSQAAGARTMTATSSCGLALMWEMLYVVASARLPVTLACVNRALTGPININADHSDSMGARDTGWIQLYSETNQEAYDNMLQANRIGEHPDVQLPVMVCQDGFITSHAVENIELLEDDKAKAFVGEYKPEDYLLNAKRPTAVGPYDIVSYYMEHKVNQAHAMMNAKKVILEVAAEYEKLTGRKYGLFEEYRLDDAEVAIVVINSTAGTAKAAIEELRKEGKKVGLLKIRVFRPFPMEEIAQALKNVKMVAVMDKCEGFSAAGGPVFAEVRSALYDCSPRPKMINYVYGLGGRDITVNHIKEIFNTLLAEKDQEVKDTYRHFGVRE; this is translated from the coding sequence CAGATGTAGTACCTGCTTTTCCAATCACTCCATCAACAGAGATACCACAATATTTCTCTCAATATGTTGCAGATGGATCAGTAGATAGTGAATTTATTCCAGTAGAATCAGAACACAGCGCTATGTCAGCAGCAATGGGATCACAGGCAGCTGGAGCGAGAACTATGACAGCTACTTCATCATGTGGACTTGCATTGATGTGGGAAATGCTTTATGTTGTAGCTTCTGCAAGACTTCCTGTAACTTTAGCATGTGTAAACAGAGCTCTTACAGGACCTATTAATATCAATGCAGATCATAGTGACTCTATGGGAGCAAGAGATACTGGTTGGATTCAACTATATAGCGAAACAAATCAGGAAGCTTATGATAATATGCTTCAAGCTAACAGAATAGGAGAGCACCCAGATGTTCAGCTTCCAGTAATGGTATGTCAAGATGGATTTATAACAAGCCATGCTGTAGAAAATATAGAACTATTAGAAGATGACAAAGCTAAAGCATTTGTTGGAGAGTATAAACCAGAAGATTATCTTTTAAATGCTAAAAGACCTACAGCAGTAGGACCTTATGATATAGTTTCTTACTATATGGAGCATAAAGTAAATCAAGCTCATGCTATGATGAATGCTAAAAAAGTAATTCTTGAAGTAGCAGCAGAATATGAAAAACTTACTGGAAGAAAATATGGATTATTTGAAGAATATAGACTTGATGATGCAGAAGTTGCAATAGTAGTTATCAACTCAACTGCTGGAACAGCTAAAGCAGCAATAGAAGAATTGAGAAAAGAAGGTAAAAAAGTAGGACTTCTAAAAATCAGAGTATTCAGACCATTCCCAATGGAAGAAATAGCACAGGCGCTTAAAAATGTCAAAATGGTAGCAGTAATGGATAAATGTGAAGGATTCTCAGCAGCTGGAGGACCAGTGTTTGCAGAGGTAAGATCAGCCCTTTATGACTGCAGTCCAAGACCAAAAATGATCAACTATGTATATGGACTTGGAGGAAGAGATATAACTGTAAATCATATAAAAGAGATATTTAATACTCTATTGGCAGAAAAAGATCAGGAAGTTAAAGATACATATAGACATTTTGGTGTAAGAGAGTAG
- the porB_2 gene encoding Pyruvate synthase subunit porB produces the protein MAYNFKKEMEKPERLTGGHRMCAGCGAPVAVRGVLRALKEEDEAVICSATSCLEVSTFLYPYTAWKDSFIHSAFENAAATISGAQTAYKVLKKKGKIDESYKFIAFGGDGGTYDIGFQSLSGAMERGHDMVYVCYDNEAYMNTGIQRSSATPIGADTTTTPIGKESAGKPQGRKDLTDVISAHNVPYVAQTTFMGNFKDLHEKAEKAIYTEGAAFLNILAPCPRGWRYEGEDLMEMCKLAVETCYWPLFEVINGEWKLSYRPKVKLPVEEFLKKQGRFKHLFKPENRHIIDRIQKDVDLKWERLLKRCGEEI, from the coding sequence ATGGCATATAATTTCAAAAAAGAAATGGAAAAACCTGAAAGACTTACTGGAGGACACAGAATGTGTGCAGGGTGTGGAGCGCCAGTAGCAGTAAGAGGAGTATTAAGAGCATTAAAAGAGGAAGATGAAGCAGTAATATGTAGTGCAACAAGCTGTCTTGAAGTATCAACTTTCCTATATCCATATACAGCATGGAAAGATTCATTTATTCACTCAGCATTTGAAAATGCAGCAGCAACAATAAGTGGAGCACAAACTGCATATAAGGTATTAAAGAAAAAAGGAAAAATAGATGAGTCATATAAATTCATAGCTTTTGGAGGAGATGGAGGAACTTATGATATAGGATTCCAATCACTTTCAGGAGCAATGGAAAGAGGACATGATATGGTGTATGTATGTTATGATAATGAAGCATACATGAATACAGGAATTCAAAGATCATCAGCGACACCTATAGGAGCAGATACAACAACAACACCAATAGGAAAAGAAAGCGCAGGAAAGCCACAAGGAAGAAAAGATCTTACAGATGTAATATCAGCTCACAATGTACCATATGTAGCTCAGACAACATTTATGGGGAACTTTAAAGACCTTCATGAGAAAGCAGAAAAAGCAATCTATACAGAAGGAGCAGCATTCCTAAATATATTAGCCCCATGCCCAAGAGGATGGAGATATGAGGGAGAAGACTTGATGGAAATGTGTAAATTAGCAGTAGAAACTTGCTATTGGCCACTATTTGAAGTAATAAATGGAGAATGGAAATTAAGTTATAGACCAAAAGTAAAATTACCAGTAGAGGAATTTTTGAAAAAGCAGGGAAGATTTAAACATCTATTTAAACCAGAAAACAGACACATCATAGATAGAATTCAAAAAGATGTGGATTTAAAATGGGAAAGACTTCTTAAAAGATGTGGAGAAGAAATTTAA
- the comM gene encoding Competence protein ComM, whose protein sequence is MNIRVLSSSYIGVEPFLVETEIDISSGLPFFSIVGLGDTAISESKDRVRTALKNSDYKMEPKKIIVNLSPAGIKKEGAQFDLPIAVGIMVAMGFIKDRNSVLDNYLFLGELSLDGKVRGVKGIINTMILVKEKGYKGVIIPEDNVQEASLIKGINIVPVSTLREVADFISKGEVKPLNIKPFLEEKDYSIDFSEVKGQALGKRGLEIAAAGGHNIILIGSPGSGKSMLAKRMITILPSMSEEEIIESTKIYSVAGELNSKKPIINHRPFRSPHHTSSLTSIIGGGKRIKPGEISLASNGVLLLDELAEFPRSILESLRQPLEDGLVSITRAQYRVEFLSKFQLLATSNPCFCGNYYEGASCTCTQHEVNKYMKKLSGPIMDRIDIHIEMRRLSEDELMNSVEAENSNIIKERVIKARKIQRKRYNSDLLNGNLGQKEIKKYCKISDEDKEYFKNAMRIMEISARGYDKILKVARTIADLDESKDIKKKHLMEAVSFRKNKIYIL, encoded by the coding sequence ATGAATATAAGAGTCTTAAGTTCCAGTTATATAGGAGTAGAACCTTTTTTAGTGGAAACAGAAATAGATATCAGTAGTGGGCTTCCTTTCTTTTCAATAGTAGGTCTAGGAGATACTGCTATATCAGAAAGTAAGGATAGAGTGAGAACTGCTTTAAAAAATAGTGATTATAAAATGGAACCTAAAAAAATAATAGTAAATCTTTCCCCAGCTGGAATAAAAAAAGAAGGAGCTCAATTTGATCTCCCTATAGCTGTTGGAATTATGGTTGCTATGGGGTTTATCAAAGATCGAAATTCTGTTCTTGATAATTATCTTTTTCTTGGAGAACTTTCCTTAGACGGAAAAGTTAGAGGAGTAAAAGGAATAATAAACACAATGATTTTAGTAAAAGAAAAAGGTTACAAAGGTGTAATCATTCCTGAAGACAATGTTCAAGAAGCTTCTCTTATTAAAGGAATAAATATTGTTCCTGTTTCAACTTTAAGAGAAGTTGCTGACTTTATTTCTAAAGGTGAAGTAAAGCCATTAAATATAAAGCCATTTCTTGAAGAAAAAGATTATAGTATTGATTTTTCAGAAGTAAAAGGACAAGCATTAGGAAAAAGAGGACTAGAAATTGCTGCTGCTGGAGGACATAATATAATATTGATAGGAAGTCCTGGTTCTGGAAAATCAATGCTTGCTAAAAGAATGATAACTATACTCCCTTCAATGAGTGAAGAAGAAATAATTGAGTCTACAAAAATATATAGTGTTGCTGGAGAACTTAATAGTAAAAAACCAATAATTAACCATAGACCTTTTCGTTCCCCTCACCATACCAGTTCACTCACTTCAATTATAGGTGGAGGAAAGAGAATAAAACCTGGAGAAATAAGTTTAGCATCTAATGGTGTTTTATTATTAGATGAACTTGCAGAATTTCCCAGAAGTATATTGGAAAGCTTAAGACAACCTTTAGAAGATGGATTGGTTTCTATTACAAGAGCTCAATACAGAGTTGAATTTTTAAGCAAATTTCAGCTTCTTGCTACAAGCAATCCCTGTTTTTGTGGAAATTATTATGAAGGTGCTTCATGTACATGTACTCAACATGAAGTAAATAAATATATGAAAAAACTTTCTGGTCCCATTATGGATAGAATTGATATTCATATCGAAATGAGAAGACTGTCAGAAGATGAACTAATGAATTCAGTTGAAGCCGAGAACTCAAATATTATAAAAGAAAGAGTAATAAAAGCTAGAAAAATACAAAGAAAAAGATATAATAGTGATCTTTTAAATGGAAATTTAGGACAAAAAGAGATAAAAAAGTATTGTAAAATATCTGATGAAGATAAGGAATATTTTAAAAATGCTATGAGAATAATGGAAATATCTGCCAGAGGCTATGACAAAATTTTAAAAGTAGCAAGAACTATTGCTGATTTAGATGAATCTAAAGACATAAAAAAGAAACATTTAATGGAAGCTGTTTCTTTTAGAAAAAATAAAATTTATATTTTATAA
- the citN_1 gene encoding Citrate transporter: MVVFVALLLICSMMYLLLKNKVSPIVAFVCLPIISAVILILTGTFTGPAGEAIPIGTQFNTMVNWCSGGVKTTMSNATLFIFSIIYFGIMSDAGMFDPIVKGLVKIAGKSPVMIYLTTALIALVSQLDGATATTYLITIPAMLPIFKKLKLNVLGMLTVIGIVTGSWNMVPWGGTIIRTATTITNLGIPVTPQELWKMILPIEILGMFLGIGLGVLFGIQDKKRLIKEYGADYFDKAITEEPVISQEITDLKRPKLLPLNLILTAAIIIVMIVNSKIPSYLVFLIATAIALVINYKGLKIQNERIQAHAPTAVGTAATFLAAGIFLGIFKETGMTIALANVVLDNLPNVFLPQIGRVFGALGSAIGIILSPDLYYYSLLPVVGEVVKALGGSPVKVGLAMLIGENVGVVISPCIPTTFLAIGLAGVELKDHIKFSLKYFIAVSTIMVLAAIMIGVA; encoded by the coding sequence ATGGTTGTTTTTGTAGCATTGTTGCTTATATGTTCAATGATGTATTTATTATTAAAAAATAAAGTGTCACCTATTGTTGCCTTTGTATGTTTACCTATCATTTCTGCTGTAATTTTAATTTTAACAGGAACCTTTACTGGTCCAGCTGGAGAAGCTATTCCAATAGGAACTCAATTTAATACTATGGTTAACTGGTGTTCTGGTGGAGTAAAAACTACAATGAGTAATGCTACACTTTTTATCTTTTCAATTATTTATTTTGGAATAATGAGCGATGCTGGTATGTTTGATCCTATAGTTAAGGGGCTTGTTAAAATTGCTGGAAAAAGTCCTGTCATGATATATCTTACAACTGCATTAATTGCTTTAGTTTCTCAATTAGATGGTGCTACTGCCACTACTTATCTAATAACTATTCCAGCTATGCTTCCAATATTTAAGAAATTAAAACTTAATGTTTTAGGAATGCTTACTGTTATTGGAATTGTCACAGGTTCATGGAATATGGTTCCTTGGGGTGGAACTATAATTCGTACTGCTACAACAATTACTAATCTTGGGATACCTGTTACTCCTCAAGAACTCTGGAAAATGATTCTTCCAATAGAGATTTTAGGTATGTTTCTTGGAATAGGATTAGGAGTATTATTTGGAATTCAAGACAAAAAAAGATTAATAAAAGAATATGGAGCAGATTATTTTGATAAAGCAATTACAGAGGAACCTGTTATCTCACAAGAAATAACTGACTTAAAACGTCCAAAACTTTTACCTTTAAATCTAATTTTAACAGCTGCAATTATTATAGTTATGATAGTAAATTCAAAAATACCTAGTTATCTAGTGTTTTTAATTGCTACAGCCATAGCTTTGGTAATCAATTACAAAGGATTAAAAATCCAAAATGAAAGAATTCAAGCTCATGCTCCTACTGCTGTAGGAACTGCTGCAACATTTTTAGCAGCTGGTATTTTCTTGGGTATTTTTAAAGAAACTGGTATGACAATTGCCCTTGCTAATGTAGTTTTAGATAATCTTCCTAATGTTTTCCTTCCTCAAATTGGACGTGTATTTGGAGCTTTAGGATCTGCAATAGGAATAATACTAAGTCCAGATTTATATTATTATTCACTTTTGCCAGTGGTTGGAGAAGTAGTAAAAGCATTAGGTGGAAGTCCTGTGAAAGTAGGTCTTGCTATGCTTATTGGAGAAAATGTAGGAGTAGTTATTTCTCCATGCATACCAACAACATTCTTGGCAATTGGTCTTGCTGGAGTCGAACTTAAAGATCATATAAAATTTTCTTTAAAAT